One segment of Choloepus didactylus isolate mChoDid1 chromosome 15, mChoDid1.pri, whole genome shotgun sequence DNA contains the following:
- the POLL gene encoding DNA polymerase lambda isoform X1, whose protein sequence is MDPRGILKAFPKRKKNHDNSSSKALAKIPKRKEGEEAGEWLRSLQAHVVPTGIGRARAELFEKQIVQHGGQICSAQAPGVTHIVVDESMDLERALRLLRLPQLPLGAQLVKSSWLSLCLQERRLLDTAGFNIVISNRCLDQAQPSKGDRDSPGPHEALLRIAPLPPPPPSRPTSPLQKAEEAPSTQAQPGSDDETCDGEELGISAANLEALISGYYPTLLEEDGERSLAPGALGKWVCAQPSSQKATNHNPHITEKLEVLAKAYSVQGDKWRALGYAKAINALKSFHKPVTSYQEACSIPGIGKRMAEKIVEILESGHLRKLDHISESVPVLEVFSNIWGAGIKTAQMWYQQGFRSLEDIRSKAFLTTQQAIGLKHYDNFLERMPREEAAEIEQMVRESAQALNPRLLCVACGSYRRGKATCGDMDVLVTHPDGWSHQGILSRLLDSLRQQGFLTDDLVSQEENGQQQKYLGVCQLPGPGRRHRRLDIIVVPYSEFACALLYFTGSAHFNRSMRALAKTKGMSLSEHALSTAVVRDTHGLKVGPGQVLPTPTEKDVFRLLGLPYREPAERDW, encoded by the exons ATGGACCCCAGGGGCATCTTGAAGGCATTTCCCAAGCGGAAGAAAAATCATGACAATTCATCATCAAAAGCACTTGCAAagattcccaagaggaaagagggagaagaagcAGGAG AGTGGCTGAGGTCCCTCCAGGCCCATGTCGTGCCCACTGGCATTGGACGAGCCCGGGCAGAACTCTTTGAGAAGCAGATTGTCCAGCACGGTGGCCAGATATGCTCTGCCCAGGCCCCAGGGGTCACTCACATTGTGGTGGATGAAAGCATGGACTTGGAGCGGGCTCTCCGCCTCCTTAGACTGCCCCAGCTGCCCCTCGGTGCCCAACTGGTGAAGTCATCTTGGCTGAGCTTGTGCCTGCaggaaagaaggctgttggacaCGGCAGGATTCAACATTGTCATCTCCAACAG GTGCCTGGACCAAGCACAGCCCAGCAAGGGAGACCGAGACTCTCCTGGCCCACATGAGGCTCTGCTCAGGATAGCCCCTttacctccccctcctccctccagacCTACATCTCCTCTCCAGAAGGCAGAAGAGGCACCAAGCACCCAAGCCCAG CCCGGCTCTGATGATGAAACCTGTGATGGAGAAGAGCTTGGGATTAGTGCAGCTAACCTGGAAGCCCTGATCAGTGGCTACTACCCTACCCTCCTTGAGGAAGATGGTGAGCGGAGCCTAGCCCCAGGGGCCCTGGGCAAGTGGGTCTGTGCACAACCTTCCAGCCAGAAGGCGACCAACCACAATCCCCACATCACAGAGAAGCTGGAGGTGCTGGCCAAAGCCTACAGTGTTCAGGGAGACAAATGGAGGGCCCTGGGCTATGCCAAGGCCATCAATGCCCTCAAGAGCTTCCACAAGCCTGTCACCTCCTACCAG GAGGCCTGTAGCATCCCTGGGATTGGGAAGCGGATGGCTGAGAAGATTGTAGAGATCCTGGAGAGTGGGCATCTGCGGAAGCTGGACCATATCAGTGAAAGTGTGCCTGTCTTGGAGGTCTTCTCCAACATCTGGGGAGCTGGAATCAAGACTGCTCAAATGTGGTACCAGCAG GGCTTCCGGAGCCTGGAAGACATCCGCAGTAAGGCCTTCCTGACCACCCAGCAGGCCATCGGCCTGAAGCATTACGATAACTTCCTGGAACGCATGCCCAGGGAGGAGGCTGCAGAGATCGAGCAGATG GTCCGGGAATCAGCCCAGGCCCTCAACCCCAGATTGCTGTGTGTGGCATGTGGTTCATACCGTCGGGGGAAAGCAACCTGTGGGGATATGGATGTGCTGGTCACTCACCCAGATGGCTGGTCCCACCAGGGCATCTTAAGTCGCCTCCTTGACAGCCTTCGGCAACAAG GGTTCCTGACAGATGACTTGGTGAGCCAGGAGGAGAATGGCCAACAGCAGAAGTACCTGGGTGTGTGCCAGCTCCCGGGGCCAGGGCGGCGGCATCGGCGGCTTGACATCATTGTTGTGCCCTACAGTGAGTTTGCCTGTGCCCTGCTCTACTTCACTGGCTCTGCCCATTTCAACCGTTCCATGCGGGCTCTGGCCAAGACCAAAGGCATGAGCTTGTCAGAGCATGCTCTCAGCACAGCCGTGGTCCGGGACACCCATGGCCTCAAGGTGGGGCCTGGCCAGGTGCTGCCCACTCCTACCGAGAAGGATGTCTTCAGGCTCTTAGGCCTACCCTACCGAGAACCAGCTGAACGGGACTGGTGA
- the POLL gene encoding DNA polymerase lambda isoform X2 has translation MDPRGILKAFPKRKKNHDNSSSKALAKIPKRKEGEEAGEWLRSLQAHVVPTGIGRARAELFEKQIVQHGGQICSAQAPGVTHIVVDESMDLERALRLLRLPQLPLGAQLVKSSWLSLCLQERRLLDTAGFNIVISNRCLDQAQPSKGDRDSPGPHEALLRIAPLPPPPPSRPTSPLQKAEEAPSTQAQPGSDDETCDGEELGISAANLEALISGYYPTLLEEDEKLEVLAKAYSVQGDKWRALGYAKAINALKSFHKPVTSYQEACSIPGIGKRMAEKIVEILESGHLRKLDHISESVPVLEVFSNIWGAGIKTAQMWYQQGFRSLEDIRSKAFLTTQQAIGLKHYDNFLERMPREEAAEIEQMVRESAQALNPRLLCVACGSYRRGKATCGDMDVLVTHPDGWSHQGILSRLLDSLRQQGFLTDDLVSQEENGQQQKYLGVCQLPGPGRRHRRLDIIVVPYSEFACALLYFTGSAHFNRSMRALAKTKGMSLSEHALSTAVVRDTHGLKVGPGQVLPTPTEKDVFRLLGLPYREPAERDW, from the exons ATGGACCCCAGGGGCATCTTGAAGGCATTTCCCAAGCGGAAGAAAAATCATGACAATTCATCATCAAAAGCACTTGCAAagattcccaagaggaaagagggagaagaagcAGGAG AGTGGCTGAGGTCCCTCCAGGCCCATGTCGTGCCCACTGGCATTGGACGAGCCCGGGCAGAACTCTTTGAGAAGCAGATTGTCCAGCACGGTGGCCAGATATGCTCTGCCCAGGCCCCAGGGGTCACTCACATTGTGGTGGATGAAAGCATGGACTTGGAGCGGGCTCTCCGCCTCCTTAGACTGCCCCAGCTGCCCCTCGGTGCCCAACTGGTGAAGTCATCTTGGCTGAGCTTGTGCCTGCaggaaagaaggctgttggacaCGGCAGGATTCAACATTGTCATCTCCAACAG GTGCCTGGACCAAGCACAGCCCAGCAAGGGAGACCGAGACTCTCCTGGCCCACATGAGGCTCTGCTCAGGATAGCCCCTttacctccccctcctccctccagacCTACATCTCCTCTCCAGAAGGCAGAAGAGGCACCAAGCACCCAAGCCCAG CCCGGCTCTGATGATGAAACCTGTGATGGAGAAGAGCTTGGGATTAGTGCAGCTAACCTGGAAGCCCTGATCAGTGGCTACTACCCTACCCTCCTTGAGGAAGATG AGAAGCTGGAGGTGCTGGCCAAAGCCTACAGTGTTCAGGGAGACAAATGGAGGGCCCTGGGCTATGCCAAGGCCATCAATGCCCTCAAGAGCTTCCACAAGCCTGTCACCTCCTACCAG GAGGCCTGTAGCATCCCTGGGATTGGGAAGCGGATGGCTGAGAAGATTGTAGAGATCCTGGAGAGTGGGCATCTGCGGAAGCTGGACCATATCAGTGAAAGTGTGCCTGTCTTGGAGGTCTTCTCCAACATCTGGGGAGCTGGAATCAAGACTGCTCAAATGTGGTACCAGCAG GGCTTCCGGAGCCTGGAAGACATCCGCAGTAAGGCCTTCCTGACCACCCAGCAGGCCATCGGCCTGAAGCATTACGATAACTTCCTGGAACGCATGCCCAGGGAGGAGGCTGCAGAGATCGAGCAGATG GTCCGGGAATCAGCCCAGGCCCTCAACCCCAGATTGCTGTGTGTGGCATGTGGTTCATACCGTCGGGGGAAAGCAACCTGTGGGGATATGGATGTGCTGGTCACTCACCCAGATGGCTGGTCCCACCAGGGCATCTTAAGTCGCCTCCTTGACAGCCTTCGGCAACAAG GGTTCCTGACAGATGACTTGGTGAGCCAGGAGGAGAATGGCCAACAGCAGAAGTACCTGGGTGTGTGCCAGCTCCCGGGGCCAGGGCGGCGGCATCGGCGGCTTGACATCATTGTTGTGCCCTACAGTGAGTTTGCCTGTGCCCTGCTCTACTTCACTGGCTCTGCCCATTTCAACCGTTCCATGCGGGCTCTGGCCAAGACCAAAGGCATGAGCTTGTCAGAGCATGCTCTCAGCACAGCCGTGGTCCGGGACACCCATGGCCTCAAGGTGGGGCCTGGCCAGGTGCTGCCCACTCCTACCGAGAAGGATGTCTTCAGGCTCTTAGGCCTACCCTACCGAGAACCAGCTGAACGGGACTGGTGA
- the POLL gene encoding DNA polymerase lambda isoform X4: MTIHHQKHLQRFPRGKREKKQEEACSIPGIGKRMAEKIVEILESGHLRKLDHISESVPVLEVFSNIWGAGIKTAQMWYQQGFRSLEDIRSKAFLTTQQAIGLKHYDNFLERMPREEAAEIEQMVRESAQALNPRLLCVACGSYRRGKATCGDMDVLVTHPDGWSHQGILSRLLDSLRQQGFLTDDLVSQEENGQQQKYLGVCQLPGPGRRHRRLDIIVVPYSEFACALLYFTGSAHFNRSMRALAKTKGMSLSEHALSTAVVRDTHGLKVGPGQVLPTPTEKDVFRLLGLPYREPAERDW; the protein is encoded by the exons ATGACAATTCATCATCAAAAGCACTTGCAAagattcccaagaggaaagagggagaagaagcAGGAG GAGGCCTGTAGCATCCCTGGGATTGGGAAGCGGATGGCTGAGAAGATTGTAGAGATCCTGGAGAGTGGGCATCTGCGGAAGCTGGACCATATCAGTGAAAGTGTGCCTGTCTTGGAGGTCTTCTCCAACATCTGGGGAGCTGGAATCAAGACTGCTCAAATGTGGTACCAGCAG GGCTTCCGGAGCCTGGAAGACATCCGCAGTAAGGCCTTCCTGACCACCCAGCAGGCCATCGGCCTGAAGCATTACGATAACTTCCTGGAACGCATGCCCAGGGAGGAGGCTGCAGAGATCGAGCAGATG GTCCGGGAATCAGCCCAGGCCCTCAACCCCAGATTGCTGTGTGTGGCATGTGGTTCATACCGTCGGGGGAAAGCAACCTGTGGGGATATGGATGTGCTGGTCACTCACCCAGATGGCTGGTCCCACCAGGGCATCTTAAGTCGCCTCCTTGACAGCCTTCGGCAACAAG GGTTCCTGACAGATGACTTGGTGAGCCAGGAGGAGAATGGCCAACAGCAGAAGTACCTGGGTGTGTGCCAGCTCCCGGGGCCAGGGCGGCGGCATCGGCGGCTTGACATCATTGTTGTGCCCTACAGTGAGTTTGCCTGTGCCCTGCTCTACTTCACTGGCTCTGCCCATTTCAACCGTTCCATGCGGGCTCTGGCCAAGACCAAAGGCATGAGCTTGTCAGAGCATGCTCTCAGCACAGCCGTGGTCCGGGACACCCATGGCCTCAAGGTGGGGCCTGGCCAGGTGCTGCCCACTCCTACCGAGAAGGATGTCTTCAGGCTCTTAGGCCTACCCTACCGAGAACCAGCTGAACGGGACTGGTGA
- the POLL gene encoding DNA polymerase lambda isoform X3, translated as MDPRGILKAFPKRKKNHDNSSSKALAKIPKRKEGEEAGEWLRSLQAHVVPTGIGRARAELFEKQIVQHGGQICSAQAPGVTHIVVDESMDLERALRLLRLPQLPLGAQLVKSSWLSLCLQERRLLDTAGFNIVISNRCLDQAQPSKGDRDSPGPHEALLRIAPLPPPPPSRPTSPLQKAEEAPSTQAQPGSDDETCDGEELGISAANLEALISGYYPTLLEEDGERSLAPGALGKWVCAQPSSQKATNHNPHITEKLEVLAKAYSVQGDKWRALGYAKAINALKSFHKPVTSYQEACSIPGIGKRMAEKIVEILESGHLRKLDHISESVPVLEVFSNIWGAGIKTAQMWYQQGFRSLEDIRSKAFLTTQQAIGLKHYDNFLERMPREEAAEIEQMVRESAQALNPRLLCVACGSYRRGKATCGDMDVLVTHPDGWSHQGILSRLLDSLRQQVSLPVPCSTSLALPISTVPCGLWPRPKA; from the exons ATGGACCCCAGGGGCATCTTGAAGGCATTTCCCAAGCGGAAGAAAAATCATGACAATTCATCATCAAAAGCACTTGCAAagattcccaagaggaaagagggagaagaagcAGGAG AGTGGCTGAGGTCCCTCCAGGCCCATGTCGTGCCCACTGGCATTGGACGAGCCCGGGCAGAACTCTTTGAGAAGCAGATTGTCCAGCACGGTGGCCAGATATGCTCTGCCCAGGCCCCAGGGGTCACTCACATTGTGGTGGATGAAAGCATGGACTTGGAGCGGGCTCTCCGCCTCCTTAGACTGCCCCAGCTGCCCCTCGGTGCCCAACTGGTGAAGTCATCTTGGCTGAGCTTGTGCCTGCaggaaagaaggctgttggacaCGGCAGGATTCAACATTGTCATCTCCAACAG GTGCCTGGACCAAGCACAGCCCAGCAAGGGAGACCGAGACTCTCCTGGCCCACATGAGGCTCTGCTCAGGATAGCCCCTttacctccccctcctccctccagacCTACATCTCCTCTCCAGAAGGCAGAAGAGGCACCAAGCACCCAAGCCCAG CCCGGCTCTGATGATGAAACCTGTGATGGAGAAGAGCTTGGGATTAGTGCAGCTAACCTGGAAGCCCTGATCAGTGGCTACTACCCTACCCTCCTTGAGGAAGATGGTGAGCGGAGCCTAGCCCCAGGGGCCCTGGGCAAGTGGGTCTGTGCACAACCTTCCAGCCAGAAGGCGACCAACCACAATCCCCACATCACAGAGAAGCTGGAGGTGCTGGCCAAAGCCTACAGTGTTCAGGGAGACAAATGGAGGGCCCTGGGCTATGCCAAGGCCATCAATGCCCTCAAGAGCTTCCACAAGCCTGTCACCTCCTACCAG GAGGCCTGTAGCATCCCTGGGATTGGGAAGCGGATGGCTGAGAAGATTGTAGAGATCCTGGAGAGTGGGCATCTGCGGAAGCTGGACCATATCAGTGAAAGTGTGCCTGTCTTGGAGGTCTTCTCCAACATCTGGGGAGCTGGAATCAAGACTGCTCAAATGTGGTACCAGCAG GGCTTCCGGAGCCTGGAAGACATCCGCAGTAAGGCCTTCCTGACCACCCAGCAGGCCATCGGCCTGAAGCATTACGATAACTTCCTGGAACGCATGCCCAGGGAGGAGGCTGCAGAGATCGAGCAGATG GTCCGGGAATCAGCCCAGGCCCTCAACCCCAGATTGCTGTGTGTGGCATGTGGTTCATACCGTCGGGGGAAAGCAACCTGTGGGGATATGGATGTGCTGGTCACTCACCCAGATGGCTGGTCCCACCAGGGCATCTTAAGTCGCCTCCTTGACAGCCTTCGGCAACAAG TGAGTTTGCCTGTGCCCTGCTCTACTTCACTGGCTCTGCCCATTTCAACCGTTCCATGCGGGCTCTGGCCAAGACCAAAGGCATGA